The proteins below come from a single Fastidiosipila sanguinis genomic window:
- a CDS encoding heavy metal translocating P-type ATPase produces the protein MKFLEKFTSMQQVLVVLILGLIAGVAEFGFKMPEVAQGIMIFIGIALCFIMVVEMIETFKEGMFGVDILAVTAILATLYVGEYWATFMLAVMITGGGALEEYAHGQASRELEALLENNPQSAHVIRGEETVDIPVSQVKVGDVILVRANELVPVDGILLDEHASLDQSQMTGESLPISITKGEEVLSGTLNQENAFRVEVTKSAAESSYQQLVKLVEESKNRPSNFVKLADRYAVPFTIIAYVIAFAAWAITGNVTRFAEVLVVASPCPLLISAPMAMISGISRSSANGIIVKSGTTLEKMARAKTVAFDKTGTITAGRLAVDKVVVENDKFNENELLRLAASVEQSSPHVLARSIISETQDRDIDIKVADNVEEVTAQGVKGTVDGHVVKAGKAEFAHADSVNIDQTAVFVSVDDEYVGYISFEDVIRPESKATIARLKDLGVENTVMLTGDRASIAEKIREESGVASVKAELLPQDKIDIIDKIAENQRPVVMVGDGVNDAPALAAADVGIAMGAHGSTAASETADAVIVKDDLSKVSDLMGISKRTLNVAKESVLIGIILSIGLMFVAAFGWIPAFWGAVAQEGLDLVSMVLALRARIPGKEERK, from the coding sequence ATGAAGTTTTTAGAGAAGTTTACTAGCATGCAACAGGTGCTAGTGGTCCTTATTTTAGGTCTAATTGCCGGAGTTGCAGAATTTGGATTTAAAATGCCTGAAGTAGCTCAAGGTATAATGATTTTCATTGGTATTGCCTTGTGTTTCATAATGGTAGTGGAGATGATAGAGACCTTCAAGGAAGGCATGTTTGGTGTAGACATTTTAGCTGTTACAGCTATATTAGCAACTTTATATGTTGGTGAATATTGGGCAACATTTATGCTAGCAGTCATGATTACAGGTGGTGGTGCTTTAGAAGAGTACGCTCACGGACAGGCTAGTAGGGAGTTGGAAGCTCTTTTAGAGAATAATCCTCAATCAGCTCATGTTATTCGTGGTGAAGAAACTGTGGATATACCCGTTTCCCAAGTTAAGGTTGGAGATGTTATTCTTGTAAGGGCTAATGAGTTAGTGCCAGTTGATGGTATTTTGCTAGATGAGCATGCAAGTTTAGACCAATCTCAAATGACAGGAGAATCTTTACCAATTTCTATTACAAAAGGTGAAGAAGTTCTCTCAGGTACACTTAACCAAGAGAATGCATTTAGAGTAGAGGTTACTAAGTCAGCTGCAGAAAGTAGTTACCAACAGCTAGTTAAATTAGTAGAAGAGAGTAAGAACCGTCCATCTAACTTTGTTAAATTAGCAGATCGCTATGCTGTGCCTTTCACAATAATTGCTTATGTTATAGCATTTGCAGCTTGGGCAATCACAGGTAACGTTACTAGATTTGCAGAAGTATTGGTTGTTGCATCACCTTGTCCATTACTGATTTCTGCGCCTATGGCTATGATTTCAGGTATATCAAGATCTAGTGCTAATGGTATAATTGTTAAATCTGGTACTACACTTGAGAAAATGGCTAGAGCTAAGACAGTCGCTTTTGACAAGACTGGTACAATTACTGCTGGTAGATTAGCTGTAGATAAGGTTGTGGTTGAAAATGATAAGTTCAATGAGAATGAGCTATTACGTTTAGCTGCTTCAGTAGAACAGTCATCACCACACGTCTTAGCAAGATCAATTATCAGTGAAACTCAAGATAGAGATATTGATATCAAAGTAGCTGATAATGTTGAAGAAGTTACTGCACAAGGTGTTAAAGGTACTGTTGATGGACATGTAGTAAAAGCAGGTAAAGCTGAATTTGCACATGCAGACAGTGTAAATATTGATCAAACAGCTGTGTTCGTATCTGTTGATGATGAATACGTTGGTTACATAAGTTTCGAAGATGTAATTCGTCCTGAATCTAAGGCTACAATTGCTCGTTTGAAGGATCTTGGCGTTGAGAATACAGTAATGCTTACTGGTGATAGAGCTTCAATAGCAGAGAAGATTAGAGAAGAGTCAGGCGTAGCTAGTGTAAAAGCAGAGCTTTTACCACAAGATAAAATTGATATAATTGATAAAATTGCTGAAAATCAAAGACCTGTTGTTATGGTTGGAGATGGTGTTAACGATGCCCCAGCATTAGCAGCCGCAGATGTAGGAATTGCTATGGGTGCACATGGATCAACAGCAGCATCAGAGACAGCAGATGCAGTTATTGTAAAGGATGACTTATCTAAAGTTTCAGACTTAATGGGAATTTCTAAGAGAACATTAAATGTTGCCAAAGAGTCTGTGTTAATCGGTATAATATTATCAATCGGACTAATGTTCGTTGCAGCATTTGGTTGGATACCAGCATTCTGGGGAGCTGTGGCTCAAGAAGGTTTAGATTTAGTATCTATGGTCTTGGCATTGAGAGCTAGAATCCCAGGTAAGGAAGAGCGAAAATAA
- a CDS encoding MFS transporter yields the protein MDRTPKTQDKASTTKTQGKVSTTPKNKLNYWQILLIGFGFMGSSLAWSIYNSQVPLILEERFLLSGTLIGAVMTIDNFFGVIFQPLIGAWSDKTRTKLGRRMPWILVGIPLCAVFFMLIPTQEKIWSFMLFIIAFNLFMSLWRSPVISLMPDVTEKSLRSQANGIVNLMGGLGAVIAFLTAGMLSDIGDKRFYPFLLGSIFMLAAFVVLLIYVREPDSILYRRERGLKISDRLANRWAEDSLRRIEAEEREYNTADVETLSSEEAGHESKENNKLSGLSVFKKLSHKDKVNLTALLLAILAWFMGYNAIETFFTLFATHTFGMSGGHATLMLTAFSLCFLVFAIPAGYIGAKLGKKRTIKIGLIGVTVLFSLVLFNPSPWLLALILVIGGAFWSLVNINSLPLVLEFSASETVGSFTGYYYLFSFTAAILSPILFGWVKDLVGSYSPLFIYAVICFVFAFIAMSFVSEEK from the coding sequence ATGGATAGGACCCCAAAGACCCAAGACAAAGCCAGTACGACAAAGACCCAGGGTAAAGTAAGTACGACCCCGAAAAACAAATTAAATTATTGGCAAATTTTATTAATAGGCTTTGGCTTTATGGGCTCAAGTTTAGCCTGGAGTATTTATAATTCTCAGGTGCCGTTGATACTAGAAGAAAGATTTCTTTTGAGTGGAACCTTAATTGGTGCGGTAATGACAATTGATAACTTTTTTGGTGTTATCTTTCAACCGTTGATAGGTGCTTGGAGTGATAAAACAAGGACTAAATTAGGCAGAAGGATGCCATGGATCCTAGTAGGAATACCTTTGTGCGCTGTCTTCTTTATGCTTATTCCTACGCAAGAAAAAATCTGGTCTTTCATGCTATTTATTATTGCATTTAACCTTTTTATGAGCTTGTGGAGGAGTCCAGTAATTTCTTTGATGCCTGATGTTACAGAAAAGAGCTTACGTAGTCAGGCTAATGGAATAGTTAATTTAATGGGTGGACTGGGAGCAGTTATTGCATTCCTGACAGCCGGGATGCTCTCTGATATTGGTGATAAGAGATTTTATCCATTCTTATTAGGTTCCATATTTATGCTAGCGGCCTTTGTGGTTTTATTGATTTACGTAAGAGAGCCAGATTCTATCTTATATCGCAGAGAAAGAGGCTTGAAGATTAGTGATAGGTTGGCTAACCGTTGGGCTGAGGATTCTTTGAGAAGGATTGAAGCTGAGGAGCGAGAATACAATACGGCTGACGTAGAAACTTTATCTAGTGAAGAAGCTGGACATGAGAGCAAGGAAAATAATAAGTTATCAGGTTTGTCAGTGTTTAAGAAATTATCTCACAAGGATAAAGTTAATTTGACGGCTTTGCTATTAGCGATTTTAGCGTGGTTTATGGGTTACAATGCGATAGAGACATTCTTTACCCTCTTTGCTACTCACACCTTTGGTATGAGCGGAGGCCATGCGACATTAATGTTGACAGCTTTTTCCTTGTGCTTCTTAGTATTTGCAATTCCTGCAGGTTATATAGGAGCAAAATTAGGCAAGAAGCGTACAATAAAGATAGGATTAATCGGAGTAACAGTATTATTTTCTTTGGTACTATTTAACCCATCACCTTGGCTACTAGCTCTAATCCTTGTAATTGGAGGAGCTTTCTGGTCATTAGTGAATATAAATTCTCTGCCTTTGGTTTTGGAATTCTCTGCAAGTGAAACAGTTGGATCTTTTACCGGATACTACTATCTATTTTCATTTACAGCAGCGATTTTAAGCCCTATTTTATTCGGCTGGGTCAAAGATCTAGTAGGTAGTTATTCTCCATTATTTATATATGCAGTTATTTGCTTTGTTTTCGCATTTATTGCTATGAGTTTTGTTAGCGAAGAAAAATAA
- a CDS encoding glycerophosphodiester phosphodiesterase, which yields MRVEIWAHRGHHTKDFPENSLEAIRSAIEYGADGVEIDVQRTKDGELVVIHDEYLERLTGLNKFVWEVDYEDLKTLYILNSDKKITECHVPKLTDVLDLFVGEKTKLNIEIKDSFYPYNNLPAEVVKEVAARDLQEQIIYSSFNHNTIKYLVDQGLGDYSGFLYGEIIYDPAAYAKSIGAKYIHPSGSNMLLDNYVEDTTAAGFALNVWTLNSDEHIKFALEKNINAIITDEMIRAMQIRDVFVSQKEG from the coding sequence GTGAGAGTAGAGATTTGGGCTCATAGAGGGCACCACACAAAAGATTTCCCAGAAAACAGCTTAGAAGCTATTAGATCAGCAATTGAGTATGGAGCTGATGGGGTAGAAATTGACGTACAAAGAACCAAAGATGGTGAATTGGTTGTAATTCATGATGAATATTTAGAGAGACTCACAGGTTTAAATAAATTTGTCTGGGAAGTTGATTATGAAGACTTAAAAACTTTATATATATTAAATTCGGACAAAAAAATAACTGAATGTCATGTGCCAAAATTGACAGATGTTTTGGACTTGTTTGTAGGAGAGAAGACTAAGTTAAATATTGAGATTAAGGATAGTTTTTACCCATACAATAACTTACCAGCTGAGGTAGTTAAAGAAGTTGCAGCTAGAGACCTTCAGGAACAAATAATTTATAGTTCATTTAATCACAACACTATTAAATATTTAGTCGATCAAGGTCTTGGTGATTATAGTGGATTCTTGTATGGTGAAATAATTTATGATCCAGCTGCTTATGCGAAGAGTATTGGCGCCAAATATATTCATCCATCAGGTAGCAACATGTTGCTAGATAATTATGTTGAAGATACAACAGCTGCAGGGTTTGCGTTAAATGTTTGGACTTTAAACAGTGATGAGCACATTAAATTTGCTTTAGAGAAAAATATTAATGCCATCATTACCGATGAAATGATAAGGGCTATGCAAATTAGAGATGTCTTTGTTTCTCAGAAAGAGGGATAA
- a CDS encoding HAD family hydrolase, with protein sequence MTENLNNIPNLEKVKLIAIDVDGTTLDDYGNLPEGLFSTMQAIMDKGIKVAVVSGRPIFNLRELFQPMTNDLIIISDNGGKAEFHGEPVYSESLSKKELETFWNYFEEHDHMGVLIGENEAYLSNNNSNVKEDIEFFMTDVTLVDTLAEVDSPITKISIYFPDKTSLQAYNDFYKKDFDKDYSVTIGGIDWVDIMPMSVSKGRAIKHLQDEFNIDKSETLVVADNYNDLSMMEEAEFSFAVASANDDIRAAAKYIGPSNNDGAVVKIMQAVLKAYELQEDSLSTNQ encoded by the coding sequence ATGACAGAAAATTTGAATAATATACCAAACCTAGAAAAAGTTAAGTTAATTGCTATAGATGTAGATGGGACTACCCTAGATGACTATGGGAATTTGCCTGAAGGGCTATTTTCTACAATGCAAGCTATTATGGACAAAGGCATTAAAGTGGCGGTAGTCAGCGGGCGTCCTATTTTCAATTTAAGAGAACTTTTCCAACCTATGACAAATGACTTGATCATCATTTCTGATAACGGTGGCAAAGCCGAATTTCACGGAGAACCTGTCTACTCTGAATCTTTAAGTAAAAAAGAGTTAGAAACATTTTGGAATTACTTTGAAGAACATGATCACATGGGGGTTTTGATTGGTGAAAATGAAGCTTATCTAAGCAATAATAATTCCAATGTTAAGGAAGATATTGAGTTCTTCATGACTGATGTAACTCTCGTTGATACTTTAGCTGAGGTGGATTCGCCAATTACAAAAATCTCTATATACTTCCCTGATAAAACTAGTCTGCAAGCATATAACGATTTTTATAAGAAAGATTTTGATAAAGATTATTCTGTCACCATAGGTGGAATTGACTGGGTAGACATTATGCCTATGTCAGTTAGCAAAGGTAGAGCAATCAAGCATCTTCAAGATGAATTTAATATTGATAAATCTGAAACTCTTGTGGTCGCTGATAACTATAATGACCTTAGCATGATGGAAGAGGCGGAATTTAGTTTCGCTGTAGCCAGTGCTAACGATGATATACGTGCTGCAGCTAAGTACATTGGTCCAAGTAATAATGATGGAGCTGTTGTTAAAATCATGCAAGCTGTTTTAAAGGCCTACGAACTTCAGGAAGATAGCTTATCTACAAATCAATAA
- a CDS encoding ABC transporter substrate-binding protein/permease, which yields MKTKIQQNHIKARRNWIVIILSLLILLTIQFPQQLRAVEAGTEDPGIFRVGLEANYTPFNWSQSNNDNSAIPIANSPGEYANGYDVWMADKLASALGLELELIKLEWDGLVPALESGKIDAIIAGMSPTEERLKTIDFSDTYYTSDLVMVVQKGSNYEKASSIQEFKDAKVTAQINTFHYEVLQQIQGLVPETALDAFPTMIASLLSGKLDAYVSERPGAIAATSANPSLAYVEFSPENGFQTKVEETSVAIGLRKGSPLLNDVNEALGQITEAERQEAMETMISHTVDNSYDEVGFWATIVDIFEEYWPLFLRGAGITLFIAIISTLVGFIIGLLVQIVREIPLDDKNSFTRILLAVAQFLLNAYVEIFRGTPMMVQAMLIFYGSKLFLNIDMTSIGAALLIVSINTGAYMSEVVKGGISSISKGQFEACKSIGLNHWQSMTHVILPQTIKTILPTIGNEFVVNIKDSSVLNVISVTELFFVTKSVAGTNLKIFHTYLLTAIIYFVLTFAATRLINWIGKKTGQTKDFSLQSASA from the coding sequence ATGAAAACAAAGATTCAACAAAACCACATCAAAGCTCGTAGAAACTGGATTGTTATAATTCTCAGTTTACTAATCTTGCTTACTATTCAATTTCCACAGCAGTTAAGAGCAGTTGAGGCCGGCACTGAAGATCCTGGCATCTTTAGAGTCGGTCTGGAAGCTAATTACACTCCTTTCAACTGGTCACAAAGCAACAATGATAATTCAGCAATTCCTATTGCAAATAGCCCAGGCGAATATGCCAATGGTTATGATGTCTGGATGGCAGATAAATTAGCCTCCGCACTAGGGCTCGAACTCGAATTAATTAAACTCGAATGGGATGGTCTTGTTCCTGCTTTAGAATCGGGCAAAATCGATGCTATTATTGCTGGAATGAGCCCTACTGAGGAGCGTTTGAAGACAATTGATTTCAGTGATACTTACTATACTTCAGACCTAGTTATGGTGGTGCAAAAAGGTTCGAATTACGAAAAGGCAAGTTCTATTCAAGAATTCAAAGACGCCAAAGTAACTGCACAAATTAATACTTTCCATTATGAAGTTTTGCAGCAAATCCAAGGCCTAGTTCCAGAAACTGCACTAGATGCATTTCCAACCATGATAGCTTCACTGCTTTCTGGTAAATTGGATGCTTATGTATCCGAAAGACCAGGAGCTATAGCTGCAACTAGCGCTAATCCAAGCTTAGCTTATGTAGAATTTTCACCTGAAAATGGTTTCCAGACCAAAGTTGAAGAAACATCAGTTGCTATTGGACTTCGCAAAGGCTCACCACTATTAAATGATGTCAATGAAGCCTTGGGCCAAATTACTGAAGCTGAACGACAAGAGGCAATGGAAACCATGATAAGCCACACCGTTGATAACTCATATGATGAAGTTGGTTTCTGGGCTACTATCGTAGATATTTTCGAAGAATACTGGCCTTTGTTCTTACGAGGTGCAGGAATCACCTTGTTCATTGCGATAATTTCAACTTTAGTTGGATTCATTATCGGACTTCTTGTGCAAATAGTTAGAGAAATCCCTCTAGATGACAAAAATAGTTTTACTAGAATTCTGTTAGCAGTAGCACAGTTCTTATTAAATGCTTACGTTGAAATCTTCCGTGGTACTCCAATGATGGTCCAAGCTATGTTAATTTTTTATGGTAGTAAGTTATTCTTGAATATAGATATGACTTCAATTGGAGCTGCCCTGCTAATCGTTTCAATTAACACTGGGGCATATATGAGTGAAGTTGTTAAAGGTGGAATCAGCTCAATTAGTAAAGGTCAATTCGAAGCATGTAAATCAATTGGACTTAACCATTGGCAAAGCATGACCCACGTCATACTTCCACAAACTATTAAAACAATTCTTCCTACAATTGGTAACGAATTTGTCGTTAACATCAAAGATTCATCTGTCTTGAACGTTATCTCTGTAACAGAATTATTCTTCGTAACCAAATCGGTTGCCGGTACAAATCTGAAAATCTTCCATACTTACTTGTTAACAGCAATTATTTATTTTGTCCTGACATTTGCTGCTACAAGATTAATAAACTGGATTGGCAAAAAGACCGGTCAAACCAAAGATTTCAGCTTACAAAGCGCATCCGCATAA
- a CDS encoding amino acid ABC transporter ATP-binding protein, producing the protein MKTETSTPILSLKHLSKDFGQNKIIKDVNLDIFPKDIISIIGSSGTGKSTTLRCMNLMEEPSSGDILYHGESILDPNFDRNKFRSKVGMVFQQFNLFENLSVLENCTLGQIKVLYRSKAEAETKAIEMLRKVNMDAYIDALPRQLSGGQQQRVAIARTLAMDPEVILFDEPTSALDPEMTAEVLDVMTALSSEDISLVIVSHMMNFAKYVSNKICFMHEGSIEEVGSPQEIFENPRSENLKRFLSKM; encoded by the coding sequence ATGAAAACAGAAACAAGTACACCTATTCTTTCTCTAAAACATTTAAGTAAAGATTTTGGTCAAAACAAGATTATAAAAGACGTAAATTTAGATATCTTCCCTAAAGACATTATTAGTATCATTGGATCTTCAGGAACGGGTAAATCAACTACGCTACGTTGCATGAACCTCATGGAAGAACCTAGTTCTGGAGATATTCTGTATCATGGTGAATCTATTCTAGACCCAAACTTTGATCGCAATAAATTCAGATCAAAAGTAGGCATGGTGTTTCAACAATTTAACCTTTTCGAAAACCTTAGCGTCCTAGAAAATTGTACCCTTGGCCAAATTAAAGTCCTTTATCGTTCAAAGGCAGAAGCAGAGACCAAAGCAATTGAAATGCTGAGAAAAGTCAATATGGATGCATATATTGATGCCCTGCCTAGACAGCTATCAGGTGGTCAACAGCAAAGAGTTGCTATTGCCAGAACTCTAGCTATGGACCCTGAAGTTATTCTATTTGATGAACCCACTTCTGCACTGGACCCTGAGATGACCGCTGAAGTATTAGATGTAATGACTGCTCTATCTAGTGAGGATATTAGTCTGGTTATTGTATCGCACATGATGAACTTCGCTAAATACGTATCTAATAAGATCTGCTTCATGCACGAAGGTTCAATAGAAGAAGTTGGCAGCCCACAAGAGATTTTTGAGAACCCACGTTCAGAAAATCTAAAACGCTTTTTGAGCAAAATGTAG
- a CDS encoding anhydro-N-acetylmuramic acid kinase translates to MENKEMKNNNKTGSENSSNSYNAIGIMTGTSLDGIDVAFVKISRENGNNSKGKDKLEFIDFYFQEYPEEVREYLLYLAQGGSATSRDFILTSQVLGKLYVEAVEGLLSKHEGVGIDLIGIHGQTIYHSLEKEEYLGMEVSASYQIAEPSYLSERFKCPVISDFRIRDIAAGGLGAPLVPFVEYALSADEYNNAVFLNIGGISNITYISEDVNEIMGFDTGPGNMLIDQAMMDLYDKTYDKDGEIARSGKVSEELLDKALKNPYYEIEPPKNSGRENFGPETYQYLKAEALKLDLAPEDFVMTLTALTAKVNADAIQKFCPRLPKQLIVSGGGSENGRLMQSLAELLPGVEVLKGEVLGYPNAAKEAIAFAYLGYKTLLKEENTIAQVTGAEHPVVMGKITY, encoded by the coding sequence ATGGAAAATAAAGAAATGAAAAACAATAATAAAACTGGGAGTGAAAATTCTAGCAACAGTTACAATGCCATCGGAATTATGACTGGTACATCTTTGGACGGTATAGATGTAGCTTTTGTGAAAATTTCAAGAGAGAATGGTAATAATTCTAAAGGCAAAGATAAGCTAGAATTCATTGACTTCTACTTCCAGGAATATCCAGAAGAGGTCAGAGAGTATTTGCTCTATTTAGCCCAAGGTGGCAGTGCAACAAGCCGTGATTTTATCCTGACATCTCAAGTTCTAGGTAAATTATATGTAGAAGCAGTAGAAGGATTGTTGAGTAAGCATGAAGGCGTAGGCATAGACCTTATTGGAATTCATGGGCAAACTATTTATCACAGTCTGGAAAAAGAAGAGTATTTGGGTATGGAAGTATCTGCCTCTTACCAAATTGCTGAGCCTAGTTATTTATCAGAACGCTTCAAGTGCCCAGTTATAAGTGATTTCAGAATTCGTGATATTGCTGCGGGTGGTTTGGGTGCTCCTTTAGTTCCATTTGTTGAGTATGCCTTATCTGCTGATGAGTACAACAATGCCGTATTCTTAAATATTGGTGGAATTAGTAATATTACTTATATTTCAGAAGATGTAAATGAGATTATGGGTTTCGATACAGGTCCAGGAAATATGCTAATAGATCAAGCTATGATGGATTTGTATGATAAGACTTATGATAAAGATGGTGAGATAGCACGTTCTGGTAAAGTATCTGAAGAATTACTTGATAAAGCACTAAAGAATCCATATTACGAAATCGAACCACCCAAAAATAGCGGACGAGAGAATTTTGGTCCTGAAACTTACCAATATTTAAAAGCTGAAGCTTTAAAATTGGACTTAGCCCCAGAAGATTTCGTAATGACACTAACAGCTCTGACAGCGAAAGTTAATGCTGACGCAATTCAAAAGTTTTGTCCAAGATTGCCGAAACAGCTAATTGTTTCTGGCGGAGGAAGTGAAAATGGTCGTCTGATGCAAAGTTTGGCAGAATTACTGCCAGGTGTGGAAGTGTTAAAAGGTGAGGTTTTGGGTTATCCGAATGCTGCCAAAGAAGCAATAGCTTTTGCATACTTGGGATATAAAACTTTATTGAAAGAAGAGAACACTATTGCTCAAGTTACAGGTGCAGAACATCCAGTAGTTATGGGAAAAATTACATATTAA
- a CDS encoding M13 family metallopeptidase yields the protein MSNEAVRQDLYNAVNGEWQKTAEIPADKTSTGGFIDLVLDIEKKLMEDVEKIVAGEIKLDNEYADHFITYFKQANDFEKLDEIGAEPLKPYLEELASYKSIADLDADRINVSLHYDLPFGFGVSSDLNDARINTLYFGEPGLILPDRTYYEKEELNGEALLEKYVEFTKEYLVAVGYSEEEAEDLAKKTVALDKKLAKRVRSAEENADVTKMNNVRTMEEISAYLDNFDIAAVVKELVGDVDKAIVQHPEYFEDLKTLFNDENFEEIKAYMIVNFALSKSDVLSEELRQLGGKFGMLLTGQSELQNREKHAFYHAKNTFSQVIGVYYGQTYFGPEAREDVRHMVETMIDVYKERLRKNNWLQEDTINNAIKKLDKLQIMVGYPDYYPEEYQFMKVDPELSFFENNKNISDVKTKYKLEQYGKEVDHTRWGMPSDMVNAYFSPLGNLICFPAAILQEPFYSLEQGPSKNFGGIGAVIAHEISHGFDNNGANFDSFGNMVNWWTESDYEEFGKRTKAVIDQYEGLPFEDSTVNGKLTVSENIADLGGLSCALESLQREDEYSLEDFFINWARVWRKKGRKEYNQMLLASDVHAPAYWRANMVPQNLDEFHETFGTQEGDNMYLAPEKRIKIW from the coding sequence ATGAGTAACGAAGCAGTAAGACAAGACTTGTATAATGCTGTTAACGGCGAATGGCAGAAGACAGCAGAAATTCCTGCAGATAAGACCTCTACCGGTGGTTTCATAGACTTGGTATTAGATATCGAGAAAAAACTAATGGAAGATGTTGAGAAAATTGTTGCAGGTGAGATTAAATTAGATAATGAATATGCTGATCACTTTATTACATATTTCAAACAAGCAAATGACTTCGAGAAGTTAGATGAAATTGGCGCAGAGCCTTTGAAACCATACCTAGAGGAGTTGGCATCTTATAAATCAATTGCTGATTTAGACGCAGATAGAATAAATGTTAGCCTACACTACGACTTGCCATTTGGCTTCGGTGTAAGCTCAGACTTGAACGACGCAAGAATTAATACTTTATACTTTGGTGAACCAGGATTGATTTTGCCAGATAGAACTTACTATGAGAAAGAAGAACTCAATGGTGAAGCTCTCCTTGAAAAATATGTTGAATTTACTAAAGAATATTTGGTAGCAGTTGGTTATTCAGAAGAGGAAGCAGAAGACTTAGCTAAGAAGACTGTTGCTTTAGATAAGAAACTAGCTAAAAGAGTTAGAAGTGCTGAGGAGAACGCTGACGTTACGAAGATGAATAACGTTAGAACAATGGAGGAAATATCAGCATACTTAGATAACTTCGACATTGCAGCAGTTGTTAAAGAATTAGTTGGTGATGTAGATAAGGCAATTGTTCAACACCCTGAGTATTTCGAGGACCTTAAGACACTATTTAATGATGAAAACTTCGAAGAGATTAAAGCTTACATGATAGTAAACTTCGCCCTAAGCAAGAGCGATGTTCTTTCTGAAGAATTACGTCAATTAGGTGGTAAATTCGGCATGCTTTTAACCGGTCAAAGTGAATTGCAAAACCGTGAGAAACACGCATTCTACCATGCTAAGAATACATTTAGCCAAGTAATTGGTGTTTACTATGGTCAAACATATTTCGGACCAGAAGCACGTGAAGATGTTAGACATATGGTCGAAACAATGATCGATGTTTACAAGGAACGTTTGCGTAAGAATAACTGGTTGCAAGAAGATACCATTAATAATGCTATTAAGAAATTAGATAAGCTACAAATAATGGTTGGATATCCAGATTATTATCCAGAGGAATACCAATTCATGAAGGTAGACCCTGAATTGAGTTTCTTCGAAAATAACAAAAACATAAGTGATGTTAAGACTAAATACAAGCTAGAACAATATGGTAAAGAAGTAGACCACACACGTTGGGGAATGCCATCAGATATGGTTAATGCTTACTTTAGCCCTCTAGGAAACTTGATCTGCTTCCCAGCAGCTATTTTGCAAGAACCATTCTATAGCTTGGAACAAGGACCAAGCAAAAACTTCGGTGGTATCGGTGCTGTTATAGCTCATGAGATTTCACACGGATTTGATAATAACGGTGCAAACTTCGACTCATTTGGTAACATGGTCAACTGGTGGACAGAGAGCGACTACGAAGAATTCGGTAAGAGAACAAAAGCTGTTATCGACCAATACGAAGGTTTGCCATTTGAAGATTCTACAGTTAATGGTAAATTGACAGTTAGTGAGAATATTGCTGACTTAGGTGGTCTAAGTTGTGCTCTAGAATCATTACAACGTGAAGATGAGTATAGCCTAGAAGACTTCTTCATTAACTGGGCAAGAGTCTGGCGTAAGAAGGGTAGAAAAGAGTATAACCAAATGCTCCTCGCTTCTGACGTTCACGCACCAGCTTATTGGAGAGCTAATATGGTTCCTCAAAACCTTGATGAATTCCACGAAACCTTTGGAACTCAAGAAGGTGACAATATGTACTTGGCACCAGAAAAGAGAATTAAGATTTGGTAA